A region of Salinibacter sp. 10B DNA encodes the following proteins:
- the truB gene encoding tRNA pseudouridine(55) synthase TruB produces MPSSAAQRDIPKEIVFEQDELPASADEGAALLIDKPKGRTSFDVVKALRKWMNVRKVGHAGTLDPMATGLLIILVARPATRLQEAFMHFPKAYEGTMRLGETTPSHDVETDVQEQEDVSHLSREEIEQARTEFVGVIDQVPPMYSAVKVEGERLYKKARRGETVERPPRQVRVDAFEVLGWNAPELRFRVECSKGTYIRSLARDLGDALGVGAHLTSLRRMAIGPYTVSDAWPLGSLQAALNQT; encoded by the coding sequence GTGCCCTCCAGTGCTGCCCAACGCGACATACCGAAGGAAATCGTCTTCGAACAGGACGAACTGCCCGCCTCCGCTGATGAGGGAGCTGCACTACTCATCGACAAGCCGAAGGGGCGTACGTCGTTCGACGTGGTGAAGGCGCTTCGGAAGTGGATGAATGTGCGGAAGGTGGGGCATGCCGGTACGCTCGATCCGATGGCGACGGGGCTCCTTATCATATTGGTGGCTCGGCCCGCAACTCGCCTGCAAGAGGCGTTTATGCATTTTCCAAAGGCCTACGAGGGGACGATGCGGCTTGGGGAAACGACGCCCTCGCACGACGTGGAAACGGACGTGCAGGAACAAGAGGACGTCTCTCACCTCTCTCGTGAGGAGATTGAACAGGCCCGGACTGAGTTTGTCGGGGTCATCGATCAGGTGCCTCCGATGTACTCGGCTGTAAAGGTGGAGGGCGAGCGGTTGTATAAGAAGGCGCGCCGGGGGGAAACTGTGGAGCGTCCTCCCCGCCAAGTTCGGGTGGATGCCTTTGAGGTATTGGGCTGGAATGCGCCAGAGTTGAGATTTCGGGTAGAATGTTCGAAAGGGACGTACATCCGGAGTCTTGCTCGGGACCTTGGGGATGCCCTTGGGGTCGGCGCTCACCTGACGTCTCTGCGCAGGATGGCGATCGGTCCGTACACCGTATCCGACGCTTGGCCACTGGGCTCACTTCAGGCTGCACTCAATCAGACGTAG
- a CDS encoding bifunctional riboflavin kinase/FAD synthetase, giving the protein MRRELGWDDIEHDATSVVTVGTFDGVHRGHQVIIEYLRERAEVRSGPSTLLSFDPHPRSVVHGNQIGLLTTVDERARVLEELGLDRFVVIPFSEDFAQLPPADYVEEVLVNRVGLQEITVGYDHRFGRKRAGDVDLLRELGEQFSFDVDVIPPQTVDQHVVSSRGIRELLQEEGDVARAAELLGRPYQMQGLVSHGEGRGREIGYPTANLALQDPRKLVPKRGVYATTVVLPSGRTCGGMMNIGRRPTFDEMEVTVEVHLFDFEGDLYGETLTVQFLQRLRDEQKFDSPDALAMQLSEDERHCRTIVEEST; this is encoded by the coding sequence ATGAGGCGTGAACTTGGCTGGGACGACATCGAACACGATGCAACATCTGTCGTGACGGTGGGGACGTTTGATGGGGTGCACCGAGGACATCAGGTCATCATTGAGTATTTGCGAGAGCGGGCAGAGGTGCGTTCGGGTCCCAGCACTCTTCTCTCGTTCGATCCGCATCCCCGTTCCGTGGTGCATGGGAATCAGATTGGGCTGCTGACGACGGTCGATGAGCGGGCCCGGGTGCTCGAAGAGCTAGGGCTCGACCGGTTTGTCGTAATCCCCTTTTCGGAGGATTTTGCCCAGTTGCCGCCAGCCGATTACGTGGAAGAGGTGCTGGTAAACCGGGTAGGACTCCAGGAAATCACTGTCGGGTACGACCATCGATTTGGCCGAAAGCGGGCTGGAGATGTGGACCTGTTGCGAGAACTCGGAGAGCAGTTTTCGTTCGACGTTGATGTGATCCCCCCACAGACGGTGGATCAGCACGTCGTGTCGTCTCGGGGGATTCGAGAGCTCCTGCAAGAGGAGGGCGACGTCGCGCGTGCCGCGGAGTTGCTTGGGCGTCCTTATCAAATGCAAGGACTCGTGTCACACGGCGAAGGGCGAGGGCGCGAAATAGGCTATCCGACGGCAAATCTTGCCCTTCAAGACCCACGGAAGTTGGTTCCTAAGCGGGGGGTGTACGCAACCACCGTGGTCCTCCCATCGGGACGAACCTGCGGAGGAATGATGAACATTGGCCGTCGCCCAACCTTCGACGAAATGGAGGTGACAGTTGAGGTGCATCTTTTTGATTTCGAGGGGGATCTGTATGGGGAAACCCTGACTGTTCAGTTCCTGCAAAGATTGCGCGACGAGCAAAAATTTGACTCCCCGGATGCCCTCGCGATGCAACTTTCCGAAGACGAACGTCATTGCAGAACTATTGTAGAGGAATCGACCTAA
- the rpsO gene encoding 30S ribosomal protein S15 has protein sequence MITKEETQEIVDEYGNGPDDTGTPEVQIAIFTKRIQRLTEHLKDHPNDNSTRHGLLNLVGKRRALLNYLEENEIERYRNIIDDLELRK, from the coding sequence ATGATTACAAAGGAAGAAACGCAGGAAATCGTTGACGAATATGGCAATGGCCCCGACGATACGGGCACGCCTGAGGTGCAAATTGCCATTTTCACGAAGCGCATTCAGCGCCTCACTGAGCACCTCAAAGATCATCCGAACGACAATTCCACGCGCCATGGGCTTCTGAACCTGGTTGGGAAGCGTCGTGCTCTCCTCAACTACCTTGAGGAGAATGAGATTGAGCGATACCGCAACATCATTGATGATCTTGAGCTCCGGAAGTAA
- the pnp gene encoding polyribonucleotide nucleotidyltransferase — protein sequence MKPQATIEDIQFAPERSLSLETGRIAKQADGSVVVRLGDTMVLSTATISDSVRESNFFPLTVDYREKFAAGGKVPGGFIKREGRPTDKETLTSRLIDRAIRPLFPDGFYHDVHVVNFVISAGQDYDADVLAGVGSSAALMTSGAPFQGPIAEVRVARVDGEFVINPTMQQTAESDMDLIVAGKEDALVMVEGEADEVSEEDMIDALDEAHKSIRTLCRGQHQLVEAYGEPEPFEWEADLVPDALVDKMKQQYGRKVADAIRGEYSKEKFYQGIDAIKEEATADLLGDAKETPEGYTRDDIHSAVENVQKDEMRSMIVQEGQRIDGRGEEDVRDLWMEVGYLPRVHGSAIFTRGETQVLGSVTLGTSEDVQAVDEVFAETDKTFYLHYRFPPFSVGEASYLRGPKRREIGHSMLAERALRPVIPEQEQFPYTIRINADVMESNGSSSMASVCAGSLALMDAGVPIEKPVAGIAMGLVQHEDETKVLTDILGQEDHLGDMDFKITGTRDGVTACQMDMKIEGLSRDVLLKALKQARKAREFILDEMEETISEPREDLSKYAPRLTKLQIDPDRIGAVIGPGGKVVKSIQKETNTEISVDEDEGVGIVTIAATNQNDAEAAIERVKQIVAVPEEGEDYIGTVKGIRDFGAFIEIMPERTGLLHVSEISHEYVEDIEEYLQVGDKVKVHLLEVKDDGKMRLTRKPFLSEEDEETADQ from the coding sequence ATGAAGCCGCAAGCCACCATCGAAGATATTCAATTTGCACCCGAACGTAGTCTCTCTCTGGAGACCGGACGGATTGCCAAGCAGGCCGACGGGTCCGTCGTCGTGCGTCTAGGCGATACTATGGTCCTGTCTACGGCGACGATCAGCGATTCGGTGCGGGAGTCCAACTTCTTCCCGTTGACCGTAGATTACCGGGAAAAGTTTGCTGCTGGCGGGAAGGTGCCCGGTGGATTCATTAAACGAGAAGGACGTCCCACCGATAAGGAAACCCTTACTTCTCGCCTTATTGACCGTGCGATCCGGCCCCTTTTCCCGGACGGGTTCTACCATGACGTGCACGTGGTCAACTTTGTGATCTCGGCCGGCCAAGACTACGACGCCGACGTGCTGGCAGGTGTGGGGTCGTCTGCCGCACTGATGACCTCGGGCGCTCCGTTTCAGGGACCGATTGCGGAGGTGCGTGTGGCCCGCGTCGATGGGGAGTTTGTCATCAACCCCACGATGCAGCAGACGGCAGAGAGCGACATGGACCTGATCGTGGCGGGGAAAGAAGATGCCCTTGTGATGGTGGAGGGGGAAGCCGATGAGGTCAGCGAAGAGGACATGATCGATGCTCTCGACGAGGCGCACAAGTCGATTCGGACGCTGTGTCGAGGCCAGCATCAGCTCGTAGAAGCGTACGGGGAGCCGGAGCCGTTCGAATGGGAGGCCGATCTTGTGCCCGATGCGCTCGTCGACAAGATGAAGCAGCAGTACGGCCGCAAGGTGGCCGATGCGATTCGTGGCGAGTACAGCAAGGAGAAATTCTATCAGGGCATTGACGCCATCAAAGAGGAGGCGACGGCGGACCTTCTTGGAGACGCGAAAGAGACGCCGGAAGGGTACACCCGCGACGACATCCACTCGGCCGTCGAGAACGTACAGAAGGACGAAATGCGGTCGATGATTGTCCAGGAAGGACAGCGCATTGACGGCCGTGGCGAGGAGGATGTTCGAGACCTCTGGATGGAGGTTGGATACCTGCCGCGTGTACACGGATCTGCCATCTTTACCCGGGGCGAGACGCAGGTTCTCGGGTCTGTGACCCTTGGGACCTCCGAAGACGTGCAGGCAGTCGATGAGGTCTTTGCGGAGACCGACAAGACCTTCTATCTTCACTACCGTTTTCCGCCGTTCTCTGTGGGAGAAGCGAGCTACCTGCGGGGGCCCAAGCGCCGCGAGATTGGACACAGCATGCTCGCCGAGCGTGCCCTGCGACCGGTAATTCCGGAACAGGAGCAGTTCCCCTACACGATCCGAATCAACGCCGACGTCATGGAGTCAAACGGCTCCTCGTCTATGGCGAGCGTCTGCGCCGGAAGCCTGGCGCTCATGGATGCGGGGGTCCCGATCGAGAAGCCCGTGGCTGGCATTGCCATGGGACTCGTTCAGCACGAGGACGAGACGAAAGTGCTGACCGATATTCTCGGTCAGGAGGATCACCTGGGCGACATGGACTTCAAGATCACGGGAACCCGGGACGGGGTGACGGCCTGCCAGATGGATATGAAGATCGAGGGCCTGTCCCGAGATGTCCTTCTGAAGGCGCTGAAGCAGGCCCGAAAGGCCCGCGAGTTCATTCTGGATGAGATGGAAGAGACGATTTCGGAGCCGCGGGAGGATCTTTCTAAGTACGCTCCCCGGCTGACCAAGCTGCAAATCGATCCGGATCGGATCGGTGCCGTCATTGGTCCCGGCGGCAAGGTTGTGAAGAGCATCCAGAAGGAGACGAATACGGAGATCTCCGTGGATGAAGATGAAGGCGTGGGGATCGTCACAATTGCGGCGACCAATCAAAACGATGCGGAGGCTGCGATCGAACGTGTGAAGCAAATTGTGGCGGTGCCGGAGGAAGGTGAGGACTATATCGGCACAGTGAAAGGCATCCGCGACTTTGGAGCCTTCATTGAGATTATGCCGGAGCGAACGGGGCTGCTCCATGTCTCTGAAATCTCCCACGAGTATGTGGAGGACATTGAGGAATACCTTCAGGTGGGAGACAAGGTGAAGGTACACCTCCTTGAAGTGAAGGACGACGGGAAGATGCGTCTTACACGGAAGCCGTTCCTGTCGGAGGAGGATGAGGAAACGGCCGACCAATAA
- the galE gene encoding UDP-glucose 4-epimerase GalE has protein sequence MKVLVTGGAGYIGSVGVHELVHEGYEVVVFDNLSQGHRAAVHPEATFVEGDLRDREVVDRTLGEHEPDAIMHFASKSLVGESMEKPFLYLDENVRCGVNLMRCAVKHDVERFILSSTANLFGTPDSIPIDEEESIEPGSPYGESKNVLERTLQWLDELDALRFATLRYFNAAGAASADLGEDHDPETHLLPIVLEVAAGKRDKIEIYGDDYDTRDGTCIRDFVHVRDLAQAHILALEALENGSRVYNLGNGNGYSVREVIDTARAVTGAEIPSEVGPRRPGDPPELIASSDKIRRELGWEPQYGDLEEIIESAWAWHRKHPHGYDDF, from the coding sequence ATGAAAGTACTTGTTACGGGCGGCGCAGGGTATATCGGGAGCGTTGGCGTTCACGAGCTTGTGCACGAAGGCTATGAGGTCGTTGTCTTCGATAACTTGTCTCAAGGGCACCGGGCGGCTGTTCATCCGGAGGCGACGTTTGTAGAGGGAGACCTGCGTGACCGAGAGGTTGTGGATCGAACCCTCGGGGAGCATGAGCCTGATGCGATTATGCATTTTGCTTCGAAGTCGCTGGTGGGAGAGTCGATGGAGAAGCCGTTCTTGTATCTTGATGAGAATGTGCGGTGTGGCGTCAATTTGATGCGATGTGCTGTGAAGCACGACGTGGAACGATTCATTCTTTCGTCCACCGCCAATTTGTTTGGAACGCCGGACTCGATTCCGATTGATGAGGAGGAGTCCATCGAGCCGGGGAGTCCATACGGCGAATCAAAGAATGTTCTTGAGCGGACGCTGCAGTGGCTGGACGAACTGGATGCTCTTCGTTTTGCAACCCTTCGTTACTTCAACGCGGCGGGGGCGGCTTCAGCGGATCTGGGAGAGGACCACGATCCGGAGACGCATCTCCTTCCGATTGTCCTGGAGGTAGCGGCCGGCAAACGTGATAAGATTGAGATCTACGGGGACGACTACGATACGCGCGACGGCACCTGCATTCGGGACTTCGTCCACGTGCGTGACCTTGCACAAGCTCACATCCTTGCGCTGGAAGCTCTTGAGAACGGGAGCCGCGTCTATAATCTTGGAAATGGCAACGGGTACAGCGTTCGTGAGGTGATTGACACTGCCCGGGCCGTGACCGGTGCTGAAATCCCGTCGGAAGTGGGTCCGCGTCGTCCCGGCGACCCTCCTGAACTCATTGCGAGTAGTGATAAGATTCGCCGAGAACTGGGATGGGAGCCTCAATACGGAGACTTGGAAGAGATTATCGAGAGTGCGTGGGCGTGGCACCGGAAGCACCCGCATGGATACGATGACTTTTAG
- a CDS encoding segregation/condensation protein A encodes MYRVELQQFEGPMDLLLFFIKRDEVDVYDIPIARIADEYLAYVRVLEEIDLDGVGDFIYMAALLINIKARMLLPTTETDEEGEAVDPRRELVERLLEYVRFKEAADQLSTRREHRREHFTRGDASAHREQVEEEHDVEVDASVYDLMEALGEMLNQAEEEDSEPVHEVEPLEHSVEEQQRYVLDRVMEEPRITFATLVRRRSKGFIIATFLAVLELTRQHYLRLDLSAGPADFAIEEREEQPLQPEDPALENMPAPSGDGAPSDAASDE; translated from the coding sequence ATGTACCGCGTTGAGCTACAGCAGTTTGAGGGGCCAATGGACCTCCTGCTGTTCTTTATTAAGCGGGATGAGGTGGACGTGTACGACATACCTATTGCCCGCATCGCGGACGAGTATCTCGCGTATGTGCGTGTACTCGAAGAGATTGATCTGGACGGGGTCGGGGACTTCATCTACATGGCGGCGCTTCTGATTAATATCAAGGCGCGGATGCTCCTGCCAACAACGGAGACCGACGAGGAAGGGGAGGCCGTAGACCCGCGTCGTGAGCTTGTGGAGCGACTGCTGGAGTATGTCCGCTTCAAAGAGGCGGCCGACCAGCTTTCGACTCGGCGTGAACATCGGCGTGAGCATTTTACACGGGGAGATGCCTCAGCACATCGGGAGCAGGTCGAAGAGGAGCACGACGTTGAAGTGGATGCGTCGGTCTACGACCTCATGGAAGCCCTCGGCGAGATGCTCAATCAGGCCGAAGAGGAGGACAGTGAACCCGTTCATGAGGTTGAACCGCTCGAACACTCCGTGGAGGAACAGCAGCGCTATGTCCTAGACCGCGTGATGGAAGAGCCGCGAATTACCTTCGCCACCCTGGTCCGGCGCCGAAGCAAGGGATTCATCATTGCTACATTCCTCGCAGTTTTGGAGCTGACGCGACAGCATTATCTCCGGCTCGACCTATCGGCAGGTCCAGCGGACTTTGCGATAGAGGAACGGGAGGAGCAGCCGCTCCAGCCCGAAGACCCAGCTCTAGAGAACATGCCCGCGCCGTCGGGAGACGGAGCACCGTCTGACGCTGCCTCCGACGAATGA
- the scpB gene encoding SMC-Scp complex subunit ScpB, with amino-acid sequence MSNQSSTPSTAESSGDAHPPTDDHTLAEAAEAIIFAADEPVTAERIAEIVSEVTGQPEVSDEEVQTAIETINEEYEASGRALEIHEWGEGYRMATRSTLSPFVKTLFVGEQEKSLSRSLMETLAVIAYRQPVTRPEVDFIRGVNSDYAIGKLLEMELVDVEGRADSLGRPLLYGTTSQFLEQFGLKSLDDLPTLREVEELLDDPAFDEERAKLLRLDKEEEVSVDDILEEVEEEEKKEEAESSSPEEE; translated from the coding sequence ATGTCAAACCAATCCTCAACTCCTTCCACCGCAGAGTCCTCCGGCGATGCTCACCCGCCCACCGACGATCACACGCTCGCGGAGGCGGCTGAGGCCATCATTTTTGCTGCCGACGAACCCGTGACCGCTGAACGGATCGCCGAGATCGTGTCAGAGGTAACCGGCCAGCCCGAAGTGTCTGACGAGGAGGTTCAAACAGCGATCGAAACGATTAATGAGGAATACGAGGCTTCTGGTCGGGCCCTCGAGATTCACGAGTGGGGGGAGGGCTACCGGATGGCTACACGCTCGACGCTTTCTCCATTCGTGAAGACGCTCTTTGTTGGCGAGCAAGAGAAAAGTCTCTCGCGCTCGTTAATGGAAACCCTCGCTGTCATCGCCTACCGGCAGCCTGTAACACGGCCGGAGGTAGACTTCATTCGGGGAGTCAACTCAGACTATGCGATCGGAAAACTGTTGGAGATGGAGCTTGTCGACGTAGAGGGACGGGCCGACTCGTTGGGGCGCCCTCTTCTGTACGGTACGACTTCGCAGTTCCTTGAGCAATTTGGGTTGAAGAGTTTGGACGATCTCCCAACACTCCGGGAGGTCGAAGAGTTGTTGGATGATCCCGCATTTGACGAGGAACGGGCCAAGCTGTTACGCCTCGACAAGGAAGAAGAGGTCTCGGTGGACGATATTCTGGAGGAGGTGGAAGAGGAAGAGAAGAAGGAAGAAGCGGAGTCCTCCTCTCCGGAAGAAGAGTGA